One Synergistaceae bacterium DNA window includes the following coding sequences:
- the raiA gene encoding ribosome-associated translation inhibitor RaiA, translating into MEVRFVTRNVELPGDVKEYMEKKVGKLEKFFDKILDTQVALNFKRGMNVVEITSNVNGVVMRGEDYAPDLRKAFDKALKNIERQVKKHKSYLTDKVRLKVQDVSFDIDPELLAPLPSEKDEVSREIVKTKKFSVNMMSPIEATMQMDLLGHSFFIFKNDSNGAINVVYRREAGGYGLLEPR; encoded by the coding sequence ATGGAGGTACGTTTTGTCACGCGTAATGTTGAACTGCCGGGAGATGTTAAGGAGTATATGGAGAAGAAGGTAGGGAAGCTTGAGAAATTCTTCGACAAAATTCTTGACACTCAGGTCGCACTCAACTTCAAAAGGGGTATGAATGTTGTTGAGATAACCTCCAATGTGAACGGAGTGGTCATGCGCGGCGAGGATTACGCGCCGGATCTGCGCAAGGCCTTTGACAAGGCTCTGAAGAACATCGAGCGTCAGGTCAAAAAACATAAGAGCTACCTGACTGACAAGGTACGGCTTAAGGTCCAGGACGTCTCATTTGATATCGACCCCGAACTGCTTGCGCCGCTTCCGTCCGAGAAGGACGAGGTGTCCAGGGAAATAGTAAAGACTAAGAAGTTCAGCGTAAATATGATGTCTCCTATAGAGGCCACGATGCAGATGGATTTGCTCGGCCACAGTTTTTTCATATTCAAGAATGATTCCAACGGGGCCATTAATGTCGTTTATCGCAGGGAAGCGGGCGGCTACGGGCTGTTGGAGCCGAGATAA